The Miscanthus floridulus cultivar M001 chromosome 17, ASM1932011v1, whole genome shotgun sequence genome has a window encoding:
- the LOC136517770 gene encoding uncharacterized protein: protein MLCSPSGAKSVPKQLPGLLSAAMIGALYHTLRSDDPAAAFPILRAMSTETPSPASQRRRQCAAAVAAAAAACLAPLVVFLAVLVLVPSLIPRLLLRPHHVVPYVASGELRALAFDAAASAVTYNLSAVLRFDGPPNLYARRYTGIRAAPFYAGQELGAAVALPGFTQRSGGGNALPVAWAGVQRVPPGRRARAVAAALARERAEEWISVKVAVRAAQDGAESDFACVLSFPVPHKRDGGGAGNGAAPGVFDGGSCIDAIRTEF from the exons ATGCTTTGCTCTCCGTCAG GAGCAAAAAGCGTACCAAAGCAGCTTCCAGGGTTATTAAGCGCAGCAATGATCGGAGCCTTGTATCACACACTGAGGAGTGACGATCCAGCAGCTGCATTCCCCATCCTGCGAGCCATGTCCACGGAGACGCCGTCGCCGGCAAGCCAGCGGCGACGGCAGTGCGCGGCAGCAGTGGCAGCCGCGGCCGCGGCTTGCCTCGCGCCTCTGGTCGTGTTCCTGGCGGTGCTCGTCCTCGTGCCGTCCCTTATCCCGCGGCTGCTCCTCCGGCCGCACCACGTCGTCCCCTACGTCGCGTCCGGCGAGCTCCGCGCCCTGGCCTTCGACGCCGCGGCCTCAGCCGTCACGTACAACCTCTCCGCCGTGCTGCGGTTCGACGGCCCGCCGAACCTGTACGCGCGCCGGTACACGGGGATCAGGGCCGCGCCGTTCTACGCCGGGCAGGAGCTCGGTGCCGCCGTGGCGCTGCCGGGGTTCACGCAGCGCAGCGGTGGAGGCAACGCGCTGCCGGTAGCGTGGGCCGGCGTGCAACGCGTGCCGCCTGGCCGGCGCGCTCGCGCCGTGGCCGCGGCGCTCGCTCGGGAGCGTGCCGAGGAGTGGATCAGCGTCAAGGTCGCCGTGCGCGCCGCGCAGGACGGCGCGGAGAGCGACTTCGCGTGCGTGCTGAGCTTTCCGGTGCCTCACAAGCGCGACGGTGGTGGCGCTGGCAATGGCGCCGCCCCAGGGGTGTTCGATGGCGGCAGTTGCATCGACGCCATACGCACCGAGTTCTAG
- the LOC136517769 gene encoding coiled-coil domain-containing protein SCD2-like: protein MDRLSRPASPGGGGLGYASRRGLYVQAASHHHQAGGGSAQTSPGGSPKELSPVHRHARAGSLGGAGAASTAGRRAGVGAGAGARAQNSAARAAAQRLARVMGGGAGGDAGSGSDDDDDYELSGPPIELSNTPRRTSTRSPSPSIGRYLADQTQVGRPPSLTNRYTAGKSVPMIPSIKRPATSGAGERRSVDLGSSLRARRTSSSLNDEINTLQVENESMYDKLAEERSDDGDAKSMHMEREDSDIGDAVETEPILISRKDAALEQRKIAMRIASRRSSSASCTEIATLKSEAKVTSNLVTSVSRRLKSARSELRSLQATANRMMLSQEELEEVVLKRCWLARYWTLCSKLGIHSDIAEEKKEYWSSFAPRALEAVLSIGQKARDGTLSDNADMESRSKMSDVNDISSDGNIETMLSVEKGLRELASLKVEDAIMLTLAENRHIKPLSGQASEGRSPSESLELSAEEREDVRFKQACLTYFWRRAKNHNVEEDIAYERLHFWIEQSNHPVTTSDVIEVERGLHELKKLGIESQLWDATRRALDDDLSNHGSPTGSEA, encoded by the exons ATGGATCGCTTGTCGCGGCCGGCGAGCCCGGGCGGCGGCGGGCTGGGGTACGCGTCGCGGCGGGGCCTCTACGTGCAGGCGGCGTCGCATCACCACCaggccggcggcggcagcgcgcagACATCGCCCGGCGGATCCCCGAAGGAGCTGTCCCCAGTCCACCGCCACGCGCGGGCAGGGTCCCTCGGTGGCGCCGGCGCGGCCTCCACCGCGGGCCGCCGCGCGGGggtcggcgccggcgccggcgcccgcgCGCAGAACAgcgccgcgcgcgccgccgcccagCGTCTCGCGCGGGTcatgggcggcggcgcgggcggggaCGCCGGCAGCgggagcgacgacgacgacgactacgAGCTTTCTGGTCCCCCCATCGAGCTCTCCAACACCCCGCGCCGCACCTCCACCCGATCCCCTTCCCCCTCG ATAGGCCGTTACCTTGCGGATCAGACGCAGGTGGGCCGGCCGCCGTCGCTGACCAACCGCTACACGGCTGGGAAATCGGTCCCCATGATCCCGTCGATCAAGCGGCCGGCGACCAGCGGTGCGGGGGAGAG GAGATCAGTTGATCTTGGAAGCTCATTGAGAGCTCGTCGTACATCTTCTTCTCTTAATGATGAG ATTAACACACTTCAAGTGGAAAATGAAAGCATGTATGACAAA CTTGCAGAAGAAAGGTCTGATGATGGAGATGCCAAATCCATGCACATGGAGAGAGAG GATTCTGATATTGGTGATGCAGTAGAAACAGAGCCAATTTTGATTAGCAG GAAAGACGCAGCACTAGAACAAAGAAAG ATTGCTATGCGAATTGCTTCGCGAAGGTCCAGCAGTGCAAGCTGTACTGAGATTGCAACCCTTAAGTCAGAAGCAAAG GTTACTAGTAATTTGGTTACATCTGTATCTCGGAGACTGAAAAGTGCTAGATCAGAACTGAGATCTCTTCAGGCAACAGCCAACAGAATGATGCTGTCACAGGAAGAGCTG GAGGAGGTGGTGCTAAAGAGATGTTGGCTGGCCCGCTACTGGACATTATGTTCTAAACTTG ggaTACATTCTGATATTgctgaagaaaaaaaagaatacTGGTCCTCATTTGCACCGCGTGCACTTGAAGCAGTCCTATCAATTGGGCAAAAGGCAAGAGATGGAACTTTATCAG ATAATGCTGACATGGAGAGCAGAAGCAAAATGTCTGATGTAAACGATATATCTAGTGATGGCAATATTGAGACCATGCTTTCAGTTGAGAAAGGATTGCGTGAATTGGCTTCACTCAAG GTAGAGGATGCAATCATGCTTACTTTGGCTGAAAATCGACATATCAAACCTCTCTCAG GCCAAGCTTCTGAGGGTCGGAGCCCTTCTGAGTCATTAG AGTTAAGTGCGGAAGAGCGAGAAGATGTACGCTTCAAGCAG GCATGCTTGACCTATTTCTGGAGGCGGGCCAAAAATCACAACGTAGAAGAAGATATAGCTTATGAGCGACTACATTTTTGGATAGAACAAAGCAATCACCCAGTTACTACAAGCGATGTAATAGAAG TTGAGCGAGGACTCCACGAGCTGAAGAAGCTGGGAATCGAGTCTCAGCTGTGGGATGCGACGAGGAGAGCTCTCGATGATGATTTAAGCAACCACGGGAGTCCAACTGGATCTGAAGCTTAG